DNA from Bacillus sp. PK3_68:
TTTCTTCAGTGGATACCTCCTCAAATATCTGTTGAAGTAATCTTATCATTATTTGTAACCTACTTTTTAAAACAGACAAAAGTCCATACTTTTGTTAAAAGGGCAGATATAATCTTTTTGTTGCCATTAGAAAGGGAATTAAAGCCGTATTTTATTAAATCACTTATATATAGTTTTGTTATTGATGCTATTAAATTGGTAAGTTTCGTAACTGTTTTTTTATCCCTATTTTTGCACACAGCTAATATTAATTCTTCTCTTTCTTTTTTTTATAGTGGGGATTGCTGCTTATAACATTTTAATGAAGTGGACTAAACAATGGTTAAAGAACCATGTACAATTTGTGTTACATAGGTTAAATAGGGTTTTTTCAATATATTTAATGTGTTACTTTTTGTTTAATAATGACTGGATTTTTGAGCTTGTTTTAATAAGTATAAACTTCATCTATTAAGTATAATTACACTTATACATAAATAAACAAGTATACTTTTACACTTGCATACTTGTTTATTTGTATTATTATTTATCTTTTCATCATAGCTTTGAACTTTTCCTCCCAGCTGCTTAGGCATACAGAAATGGTTTTTTAATCGAAAAACATTCTGAAAACTGGATTTAATTATAAAAAGACCGGGTATCCATATGGGGTTTCGATAGTTTCCATTGAGATGCCCGGTGTTTAGTTTTGAAAAATTTTTGGAATCTGACAATTAATTCAGTTTTGTAAGGAATTCTCACGCTTTAATGGCTGTTATAAAAACGACGAACCGATTATCAAAATAAATCAAGTAAAACATCCTTGAAATTTTGTGCAGCTTTAGACATATATTGATTTTCTAACCAAATCAGTGCGGTATCAGAATTTATTTCTGGAATAATCTCTGCACACCATAACGACTCCTTTGACATTAATTGCACAGCTATTTTAGGAACGATTGCAACCCCGATTCCCGAATCTGCTAATTTCATCAACGTCGTTACATCTGGACTTTCGCAAACAATTTTTGGATTAAACCCGTAGATGTTGCACATCTCAACAAATTTATGAAAAACACTATAATCTCCCCGGCCGTGGAGTATCAAAAGAGGCTGGTTTTCCAATTTTTCTATTGAAATTGTTTTCCCCTTAGAAATATTCCAATCAGCCGGTTGAATAGCTACAAGTGGATCTGACTGCAACGGATAGATAGAAATGTTATTTATATTTTGAGACTGCAAAGGTAATCTTACGATTCCAAGTTCAATTTCTTTACTTTGCAGAAGATCCTCTACTCTGCGGGAATCTTCCTCAAATAGTTGAAAAGAAACGTCAGGATACTTTTCTTGGAAAAATTTCAACGCCGGAGGTAGGTAAGGTACACAAGACATGACTGTACCAATAGATAGTTTTCCCCTAATACCTTCTTGCTCCTCCCTTACTTCTGTTACCATTTCATTAATAGAATTTAATACCTCTTTGGCTCTTTTATAAAAAGTCGCCCCTTCAGGTGTTAATTCAAATTCCCCTTTATCTCGTTTAATTAACATTACACCTAGTTCTTTTTCTAAAGACTTCAATTGCATACTTAGAGGAGGTTGGGCAATATGTAAACGCTTTGCAGCACGTGTGATTTGTCCTTCTTCAGCAATTGTTACAAAATAGACAAGCTTCTTTAAATCCATAATTTAACATCCTTTTTAGTTATATATTTTTTATATGCGCACCTATCATTATATATATTTTACATACATTTATGCCTCACATTAAAATAAATAAGTAAAGATAATGAGGTGAAAGTTATTGAAGGAGGATAATATATATGAAACCAATTAAAAGTTTTCGCGAGTATGTGCAAACTTTGAAGGAATACAGCGAAGTAGTTGCTATTAGTCAAGAGGTAGATTGGAATTTAGAAATGAGTGCTATCATTCGTCGAGCTTATGAACTCCCTTCCCCAGCTCCACTCTTTAAATCCGTAAAAGATAGTACCTCTGGATTTGAAGTGTTAGGAGCACCAGTAGGATTGAGCCCCAATAAGGAACATCCATTTATACGAGTGGCCCTCTCGCTCGGGTTACCAATAGATACCCCAGCTCCGGAGTTAGTCGAAGCATGGTCTCATCTTCCCGACGTTAACCCTATTTCCCCTCGTTTAGTTACAGATGGTGAGTGCAAGGAAAACAAATTGTTTAATGATGAGATTGACCTTGCTAAATTACCTGTACCATATCTGCATGTTGGAGATGGAGGACGTTACATTAATACTTACGGTATTCTTATCGTCCGTACACCTGATGGATCTTGGGTGAACTGGTCCATTTCACGTGTTATGCTCGAGGGACCTCATACAATGGCTGGTGTTGTTATCGCATCTCAGCATCTCGGGAAAATATACGAAGAATGGAAAGCAATAGGAAAGGAGATGCCGTTTGCCTTATGTCTAGGTGTAGATCCTGGCATTGCGATGATAGCAGGTTATCCGCTTCCTGATAATGTGAATGAAGGTGAAATGATTGGAGGGTGGTATGGTGAACCAATCGATGTTGTCAAATGCGAGACCAGTGATTTAGAGGTACCTGCTTCAAGTGAGATTGTGATTGAAGGAACCGCCTCCCTAGAAGAGATGATTCCAGAAGGTCCAATGGGTGAATATGCTGGCTATACATGGGTTGGTCATAAAAAACCAGTACCACGCTTTCACGTGACAGCCATGACACATCGAAATAATCCAATCATGCCAGTATGTGTAGCCGGTATTCCACCGGAAGAAAATCATACCAATTGGGGCGTGGCTATTGCAGCAAGCATTCAACATGCGCTGCGAAAAAAAGGATTACCTATTAAAGAATGCTTTATTCCATTAGAATCAGCTGTACATTGGCTTGTTGTCACTGTAGATAGCCGTCAACAAAGAGATGATAATGAAAAGCTGGCTCATGAAATTGGCGAAACCGTGTTTGCTACTAGAGGTGGTTCTTACGTCCCTAAAGTAATTGTTGTAGATGACGATATTGATCCAAGTGACATTAATCAAGTCGTGTGGGCTATGGCCACCCGCCATCATCCGGATAAAAGAAAAGCTATGCTTAACCAAAATGTCTTACCTCTTGTTGCCTACCTAGATGAAAAAGAAAAGAAAGAAGCACTTACCACAAAGGTAATTTATAACTGTTTATTGCCTTTAAACAAGTGGTCTGAGGATAAGAGACCCCTTGAAGCATCGTTTAGGAGTTATCCTGAAGATTTACGTAATCATATTATTAAAAACTGGAAAGAATACGGGTTTTGATTCCGTTTTACAGTAAAGAATTATCACTTCATAGGGTTTAGAAATTCTTTATAATAAGTGTTAGAAGGGATAAATAAGATGAAAATAATTTTAGCAATGACTGGAGCCACGGGAGCCATGTTTGGTGTTCGTCTTTTACAGCTTCTTAAAGGGGCGGGCATTGAGACGCATCTCGTTATGTCTTCATGGGCAGCTGTAACCATACAAGATGAAACTCCTTATACGGCGAAAGAGGTTTCAGATCTGGCAGATTACTCGTATTCAAATAAAGATTTAGCGGCCAAAATTTCCAGCGGTTCGTTTCAAGTAGATGGAATGATTGTTGCTCCCTGTACAATGAAAACATTAGCCTCCATTCGTGTAGGTCTTGGTGATAATTTAATTACTCGCGCTGCAGATGTCATGTTAAAAGAACGCAAAAAGTTGGTATTGGTTCCACGGGAAACACCGTTCAACGATATACATCTTGAGAATATGTTGACTTTGTCGCGTATGGGAACCGTTATACTCCCTCCGATGCCAGCGTTTTATAATCATCCTGAGTCCCTGGATGACATATTTAACCATATCGCATTTCGAACACTAGATCAGTTCAACATACATCTGCCTGAAGCGGAAGAAAAACGCTGGAATGGACTTCTACAAAGAAAATAAAGAAGTAAAACTTTAGAAACGCATAAAGAAAATTGATAGAATCAAATTCTTGTAGCTTTGTAAAAAATTTTGTTCAACATCACTTTTTCAGGCCTTAATTTACTGCAAACAAAAGAAGCCATTTTGAATAAAGAATTGACTAAAATGGCTTCTTATCCAGCAGAATCAAATTTAGTTTTTACAAAAAATTTTTCTATGGTTGACTACTTAGTAGTATTTAAAGTCGGAGATATCGATATTTTAATCATCTATGAAGTATTTACGAAGAGCAAGTTTGCAAAACTCCATGGATTCAACTGATGAAAGTATACATCCCAAGAGAAGTGGGACTATGCTTCTGGTACTCCCTCTTATTATTTTTGTACATATAACGTTTATGCTGCCTAGAAATTCGTATTAACAACAAATAAGTATTGTTGAACATTCTTTATAATCGATATATAAAGATTCAATAATCTCCTTCTAACCGATTCGTTGGCTGCATCATATTTTCACTAAATCCGACAGAAAGCTCACCGACACTAATAAACTCTTCTTCTTTAATATTCACCACTTACAACTTCTCCTCACGCATATTATCTAGCACGGTCCGACATGCCGTACATAATGAGC
Protein-coding regions in this window:
- a CDS encoding LysR family transcriptional regulator, which produces MDLKKLVYFVTIAEEGQITRAAKRLHIAQPPLSMQLKSLEKELGVMLIKRDKGEFELTPEGATFYKRAKEVLNSINEMVTEVREEQEGIRGKLSIGTVMSCVPYLPPALKFFQEKYPDVSFQLFEEDSRRVEDLLQSKEIELGIVRLPLQSQNINNISIYPLQSDPLVAIQPADWNISKGKTISIEKLENQPLLILHGRGDYSVFHKFVEMCNIYGFNPKIVCESPDVTTLMKLADSGIGVAIVPKIAVQLMSKESLWCAEIIPEINSDTALIWLENQYMSKAAQNFKDVLLDLF
- a CDS encoding UbiD family decarboxylase, which gives rise to MKPIKSFREYVQTLKEYSEVVAISQEVDWNLEMSAIIRRAYELPSPAPLFKSVKDSTSGFEVLGAPVGLSPNKEHPFIRVALSLGLPIDTPAPELVEAWSHLPDVNPISPRLVTDGECKENKLFNDEIDLAKLPVPYLHVGDGGRYINTYGILIVRTPDGSWVNWSISRVMLEGPHTMAGVVIASQHLGKIYEEWKAIGKEMPFALCLGVDPGIAMIAGYPLPDNVNEGEMIGGWYGEPIDVVKCETSDLEVPASSEIVIEGTASLEEMIPEGPMGEYAGYTWVGHKKPVPRFHVTAMTHRNNPIMPVCVAGIPPEENHTNWGVAIAASIQHALRKKGLPIKECFIPLESAVHWLVVTVDSRQQRDDNEKLAHEIGETVFATRGGSYVPKVIVVDDDIDPSDINQVVWAMATRHHPDKRKAMLNQNVLPLVAYLDEKEKKEALTTKVIYNCLLPLNKWSEDKRPLEASFRSYPEDLRNHIIKNWKEYGF
- a CDS encoding UbiX family flavin prenyltransferase, which codes for MKIILAMTGATGAMFGVRLLQLLKGAGIETHLVMSSWAAVTIQDETPYTAKEVSDLADYSYSNKDLAAKISSGSFQVDGMIVAPCTMKTLASIRVGLGDNLITRAADVMLKERKKLVLVPRETPFNDIHLENMLTLSRMGTVILPPMPAFYNHPESLDDIFNHIAFRTLDQFNIHLPEAEEKRWNGLLQRK